One Brachyspira pilosicoli P43/6/78 genomic window carries:
- a CDS encoding Rpn family recombination-promoting nuclease/putative transposase — MNKINLLNDFFIRYLLASKGDEDILENIVNAVLTNIGFETVHNLEIINPYNLKDNQYLKESILDVKAKTNDNKKIIIEFQLFGNIDFLKRIYYYISKNIALELKTNEAYRDISQIISINFLDFNLNFNDNGKEHRCFKLIDTDNHDISLDMIQIHLIEIKRFKKILEASTIEEIKKNKLLSWIEFFTSNDLNKIIDKLKEENIIMSKVIEKYKIFTSDEESMQVYNAREAFLYGQEVMLKREREEGIKEGIKEGIEKGVEKEKYALAKNMKTENIDINLISKITGLSKEEIDNL; from the coding sequence ATGAACAAGATTAATCTATTAAATGACTTTTTTATTAGGTATCTTTTAGCTTCTAAAGGTGATGAGGATATACTTGAAAATATAGTGAATGCTGTACTTACTAATATTGGTTTTGAGACGGTTCATAATTTAGAGATAATTAATCCTTATAATCTTAAAGATAATCAATATTTAAAAGAATCTATTTTAGATGTTAAAGCTAAAACTAATGATAATAAAAAAATCATAATAGAGTTTCAGCTCTTTGGAAATATAGATTTTTTAAAAAGAATTTATTATTATATATCAAAAAATATAGCTTTAGAATTAAAAACTAATGAGGCTTACAGAGATATAAGTCAAATAATTAGTATAAATTTTTTGGATTTTAATTTAAACTTTAATGATAACGGAAAAGAGCATAGATGTTTTAAGCTTATAGATACTGATAATCATGATATAAGTTTAGATATGATTCAAATACATTTAATAGAGATAAAAAGATTTAAGAAAATATTAGAAGCTTCAACTATTGAAGAAATAAAGAAAAATAAATTACTTTCTTGGATAGAGTTTTTTACATCGAATGATTTAAATAAAATTATAGATAAGCTAAAGGAGGAAAACATTATTATGAGTAAAGTTATAGAAAAATATAAAATATTTACCTCTGATGAAGAGAGTATGCAAGTTTATAATGCTCGTGAGGCTTTTCTATATGGACAGGAAGTAATGCTAAAGAGAGAAAGAGAAGAAGGTATAAAAGAAGGTATAAAAGAGGGTATTGAAAAAGGTGTAGAAAAAGAAAAATATGCATTAGCTAAAAATATGAAAACAGAAAATATAGATATTAATTTAATAAGCAAAATAACAGGTTTAAGCAAAGAAGAAATTGATAATTTATAA
- a CDS encoding nucleotide exchange factor GrpE, with translation MQEEEMKEGNEAASNGSEDIAENNSNAEANEINETNEVNEEEKENLENNEDEISILKKRVEELENEVSDMKDKYMRAMAEAENIRKRTAKEKADGIKRANKGLLLSLINFMDNFERALKSFDNDETIKGSEYYKGIELIHKQFIDFLTDNGVSEIEALGEEFDPNLHEALTMLEVPDIDKEQVVEVYAKGYKLNDELLRTAKVVVGKPKKAEQ, from the coding sequence ATGCAAGAAGAAGAAATGAAAGAAGGCAATGAAGCTGCTAGTAATGGTAGTGAGGACATTGCAGAAAACAATTCTAATGCAGAAGCTAATGAAATTAATGAGACTAATGAAGTTAATGAAGAAGAAAAAGAAAATTTAGAAAATAATGAAGATGAAATTAGCATTCTAAAAAAGAGAGTAGAAGAGTTAGAAAATGAAGTTTCTGATATGAAAGATAAATATATGCGTGCTATGGCTGAGGCAGAAAATATTAGAAAGAGAACTGCCAAAGAAAAAGCTGACGGCATAAAGAGAGCTAATAAAGGTTTATTATTATCTCTTATCAATTTTATGGATAATTTTGAGAGGGCATTAAAATCTTTTGATAATGATGAAACTATAAAGGGAAGCGAATATTATAAGGGTATAGAATTAATACATAAACAGTTTATAGATTTTTTAACTGATAATGGCGTGAGTGAAATAGAGGCATTAGGAGAGGAGTTTGACCCTAACTTGCATGAGGCATTAACTATGTTAGAAGTTCCTGATATTGATAAAGAGCAGGTTGTAGAAGTTTATGCTAAGGGTTACAAATTAAATGATGAACTTTTGAGAACAGCTAAGGTTGTGGTTGGAAAACCAAAGAAAGCTGAACAATAA
- the dnaA gene encoding chromosomal replication initiator protein DnaA — MEKIKEYFNEFLEIISENGEYAGVALLKGSFFRVDDEENVSIICSGDFAANHIKKDFLERIKSYLKDKCGHDINVEVLVDVNVVNNNEEENIDDAAEITVTTENNNNNTKSKSNLNEYFKFDNFIEGSNNKFVFAAAKLVAEKPGREYNPLYIYGSVGIGKTHLLQAIGNYYLENNPNAKVNYIDGSGFRDEYIYGLQTKKSDNFKKKYKSLDMFLLDDLQLLESAQETSKELFEIFQALDNACKQMVFVSDKPPKELRNIEARLKNRFEKSLILSIEPPQYETRLAIIERKLIDLNTTIDEEVVKYMAENITTDVRKIEGAIRAYLSVRDLMKITPNVEECDKLNIFKDYFTNKPKLKNATIKEIKRIVADYYGIEMNAFDSKDRTKFIAKVRHVAVYLACEYSKKSVTEIGLEFNRDHASIIHAREKIKEELKADSHVAREINDIISSIS; from the coding sequence ATGGAAAAGATAAAAGAATATTTCAATGAATTTCTAGAGATAATATCAGAAAACGGAGAATATGCTGGGGTAGCTTTACTCAAGGGCAGTTTTTTTAGGGTTGATGATGAGGAAAATGTAAGTATTATTTGTTCTGGGGATTTTGCAGCTAATCATATAAAGAAGGATTTTTTAGAGCGTATAAAATCTTATTTAAAAGATAAGTGCGGGCATGATATAAATGTAGAAGTACTAGTTGATGTAAATGTTGTTAATAATAATGAAGAAGAAAATATTGATGATGCTGCAGAAATAACAGTAACAACAGAAAATAATAATAATAATACAAAAAGTAAATCCAATTTAAACGAATATTTTAAGTTTGACAACTTTATAGAGGGAAGCAATAATAAATTTGTATTTGCAGCTGCTAAGTTAGTTGCTGAAAAACCAGGCAGAGAATACAATCCTCTTTATATATATGGAAGTGTTGGTATAGGTAAAACGCATTTACTTCAAGCTATTGGTAATTATTATTTAGAGAATAACCCTAATGCAAAAGTAAACTATATAGACGGAAGCGGATTTAGAGATGAATATATATATGGCCTTCAAACTAAAAAGTCAGACAACTTCAAAAAGAAATATAAATCTTTAGACATGTTTTTGCTTGATGATTTGCAATTGTTAGAAAGTGCTCAGGAGACTTCTAAAGAGTTATTTGAGATATTTCAGGCTTTAGATAATGCTTGTAAGCAGATGGTGTTTGTAAGTGATAAGCCTCCGAAGGAACTTAGAAACATAGAGGCAAGATTAAAAAACAGATTTGAAAAGAGTTTGATATTATCCATAGAGCCTCCGCAGTATGAAACTAGGCTTGCCATAATTGAAAGAAAATTAATTGATTTAAATACAACTATTGATGAAGAAGTAGTTAAATATATGGCAGAAAATATTACAACAGATGTTCGTAAGATTGAAGGAGCTATTAGGGCTTATTTGTCTGTGAGAGATTTGATGAAAATAACTCCTAATGTTGAAGAGTGCGATAAGTTAAATATATTCAAAGATTATTTTACTAATAAGCCAAAATTAAAAAATGCTACTATAAAAGAAATAAAAAGAATAGTTGCTGATTATTACGGCATAGAGATGAATGCTTTTGACAGTAAAGACAGAACAAAGTTTATAGCTAAAGTAAGACATGTTGCTGTATACTTAGCTTGTGAATATTCTAAGAAATCTGTTACAGAAATAGGCTTGGAGTTTAATAGAGACCATGCTTCTATTATACATGCGAGAGAAAAAATTAAAGAAGAGCTTAAAGCAGATTCTCATGTAGCAAGGGAAATTAACGACATAATATCAAGCATATCATGA
- a CDS encoding thermonuclease family protein, whose protein sequence is MRNFNKKNALLIIIISFVFLFILSNFLFDDKEALFIDDVSIEAFIKNSNTQIIYDYIKFREDVFVVGYNNKDYIKNVFPSIKFISEFRFRIYSRLRKNILCFFSDDSLIEYAYKNKITYYKVVLNINDIKKEEYITLRDFNNSKIFLSVTNNNYSENNIDKDLIKVLDGDTISYNNNVYRFIGIDAPELEQVYGKEARDYVSNLIKDSDKVSMLVSSYDIFDRILCHVLIDDVPLAYYMIEEKLAKETVLKYGDNGFSEIASNIVYLSKFQGRRKFIDPSRYRRENR, encoded by the coding sequence ATGCGAAACTTTAATAAAAAAAATGCACTCTTAATAATAATAATTTCATTTGTTTTTTTATTTATTTTAAGTAATTTTTTATTTGATGATAAAGAAGCGTTATTTATAGATGATGTTTCTATTGAGGCATTTATTAAAAACTCTAACACTCAAATAATATATGATTATATAAAATTTAGAGAAGATGTTTTTGTTGTTGGATATAATAATAAAGATTATATAAAAAATGTTTTCCCAAGTATTAAGTTTATAAGCGAGTTTCGTTTTAGAATATATTCAAGATTAAGAAAAAATATATTATGTTTTTTTAGCGATGATAGTCTAATAGAATATGCGTATAAAAACAAAATAACCTATTATAAAGTTGTACTAAATATTAACGACATAAAAAAAGAAGAATATATTACATTAAGAGATTTTAATAATTCAAAAATATTTTTATCTGTTACAAATAATAATTATAGTGAAAATAATATTGATAAAGATTTGATAAAAGTTTTGGACGGAGACACCATATCGTATAATAATAATGTTTATAGGTTCATAGGAATTGACGCACCAGAATTAGAACAAGTTTACGGCAAAGAGGCGAGGGACTATGTTTCTAATTTAATAAAAGACAGCGATAAAGTTTCTATGCTTGTTTCTTCCTATGATATATTTGATAGAATATTATGCCATGTTTTAATTGATGATGTACCTTTAGCTTATTATATGATAGAAGAAAAATTAGCAAAAGAGACTGTATTAAAATATGGAGATAATGGTTTTAGTGAGATTGCTAGTAATATAGTTTATTTATCGAAGTTTCAGGGCAGGAGAAAGTTTATAGACCCATCTAGATACAGAAGAGAGAACCGCTAA
- the dnaK gene encoding molecular chaperone DnaK, which produces MSKIIGIDLGTTNSCVSVMEGGKPVVITNSEGNRTTPSIVAFTNKGEVLVGQPAKNQMVTNPENTIFSIKRFMGNTYSEVTEERSRMPYTVIEEDGKVKIKTLEGNFTPQEISARTLQKMKQTAEEYLGETVTDAIITVPAYFNDSQRQATKDAGRIAGLNVLRIINEPTAAALAYGMEKKKDEKIAVYDLGGGTFDISILELADGVFEVKSTNGDTHLGGDDFDQAIINWLIEEFKKDTGVDLNSDKMALQRLKEAAEKAKKELSSSLQTDINLPYLTADASGPKHLNVSLSRAKFEDLVRDLVEKTRIPCEKALKDAGLSTSDIDEVILVGGSTRIPLVQETVKNIFGKDPNKSVNPDEAVAMGAAVQGGIIKGDVKDVLLLDVTPLSLGIETEGSVMTVLINRNTTIPTNKKQVFSTAADNQSSVTIRVLQGERKMANDNRELGRFDLVGIPPAPRGVPQIEVSFDIDANGIVHVTAKDLGTGKEQKITIASSSGLSEEEINKMVQDAEKHAEEDKKKKEEVEAKNNADHMIYQTEKLLKENGDKLQPSDKSEIESKMSALKSAVESNNTDSIKKATDDLQAAWSKASEALYKQAGAQQGQADAGQQQAQQNTNQDSGRKDDGVVDADYEVVDDNK; this is translated from the coding sequence ATGAGCAAAATTATTGGAATAGATTTAGGAACAACAAATTCATGTGTATCAGTAATGGAAGGCGGAAAACCTGTAGTAATAACAAACAGCGAAGGAAACAGAACAACACCTTCTATAGTAGCATTTACAAATAAAGGGGAAGTATTAGTAGGTCAGCCTGCTAAAAACCAAATGGTAACTAACCCAGAAAATACAATATTTTCTATAAAAAGATTTATGGGTAACACTTATTCTGAAGTAACAGAAGAGCGTTCAAGAATGCCTTATACAGTTATAGAGGAAGACGGAAAAGTAAAAATTAAAACACTTGAAGGAAACTTTACTCCTCAAGAGATAAGTGCAAGAACACTTCAAAAGATGAAACAAACAGCTGAAGAGTATCTAGGAGAAACTGTAACAGATGCAATCATCACAGTACCTGCATACTTTAATGACAGCCAAAGACAAGCAACTAAAGATGCTGGAAGAATTGCTGGGCTTAATGTATTAAGAATAATAAACGAGCCTACAGCTGCTGCTTTAGCTTATGGTATGGAGAAAAAGAAAGATGAGAAAATAGCAGTTTATGACTTGGGCGGCGGTACATTTGATATATCTATACTTGAATTAGCTGACGGAGTATTTGAAGTAAAAAGTACAAACGGTGATACACATTTAGGCGGTGATGACTTTGACCAAGCTATAATTAACTGGCTAATAGAAGAGTTTAAGAAAGATACAGGCGTTGATTTAAATAGCGACAAAATGGCTTTACAGAGATTAAAAGAAGCTGCTGAAAAAGCTAAAAAAGAACTTTCTAGCTCACTTCAAACAGATATCAACTTGCCATACTTGACAGCAGATGCATCAGGTCCTAAACACTTGAATGTATCTTTATCAAGAGCAAAATTTGAGGATTTAGTAAGAGACTTAGTAGAAAAAACTCGTATCCCATGTGAAAAAGCATTGAAAGATGCAGGACTTTCTACTAGCGATATAGATGAAGTTATACTTGTTGGAGGTTCTACAAGAATACCTTTAGTACAAGAGACAGTTAAAAACATATTTGGAAAAGACCCAAATAAAAGCGTAAACCCAGACGAAGCAGTAGCAATGGGTGCTGCAGTACAGGGCGGTATTATTAAAGGTGATGTTAAAGACGTTCTTCTTCTTGACGTTACTCCGCTTTCACTTGGTATTGAAACAGAAGGTTCAGTAATGACTGTTTTAATTAACAGAAACACTACTATCCCTACAAACAAAAAACAAGTGTTCTCAACAGCAGCAGACAATCAATCATCTGTAACTATTAGAGTATTACAAGGTGAAAGAAAAATGGCTAATGACAACAGAGAGCTTGGAAGATTTGATTTAGTAGGCATACCACCTGCACCAAGAGGCGTACCACAAATTGAAGTTTCATTTGATATAGACGCTAACGGTATAGTACATGTTACAGCTAAAGATTTGGGTACTGGTAAAGAGCAGAAAATAACAATAGCTTCTTCAAGCGGACTTAGCGAGGAAGAAATAAACAAAATGGTTCAGGATGCAGAAAAACATGCTGAAGAAGATAAAAAGAAAAAAGAGGAAGTTGAAGCTAAAAACAATGCTGACCATATGATTTATCAAACAGAAAAATTGTTAAAAGAAAATGGCGATAAATTACAGCCTTCAGATAAATCAGAGATTGAGTCAAAAATGAGTGCTTTAAAATCAGCAGTAGAATCTAACAATACAGACAGCATTAAAAAAGCTACAGATGATTTACAAGCAGCATGGAGCAAAGCTTCAGAGGCTCTTTACAAACAAGCAGGAGCACAGCAAGGACAAGCTGATGCAGGACAGCAGCAAGCACAGCAAAACACTAACCAAGATTCAGGCAGAAAAGATGACGGCGTAGTTGATGCTGACTATGAGGTTGTTGATGACAATAAATAA
- a CDS encoding AAA family ATPase: MEKIKIENVELTLSHPDNLNIKWTGQNDLVRQIMASWHIISEDDIPLNPRIVGKPGAGKTTLSYYVAKELLKRDVYIFQCTVDTRPEDLIIIPVISENNTISYHASSLVTAMIKGGVAILDEGNRMSEKTWASLAPLLDDRRYVESVIAGIKIKAHPDFRVIVTMNDDASTFELPEYIHSRLQPTIELPFPDVKEEYDILKMNLPFADDEILKITVGFLQKSHIHNASFSVRDGISMARYAMKLYNSNIAHSKDSAFLIALKSVLGSEGIRILSLNIDENNKDE; this comes from the coding sequence ATGGAAAAGATAAAAATAGAAAATGTAGAGCTTACATTATCTCACCCAGATAATTTAAATATAAAATGGACAGGACAAAATGATTTAGTAAGGCAGATAATGGCTTCTTGGCATATAATATCTGAAGATGATATACCACTAAACCCTAGAATTGTGGGAAAACCTGGTGCTGGAAAAACTACTCTTTCTTATTATGTAGCTAAAGAGCTTCTTAAAAGAGATGTTTATATATTTCAATGTACAGTGGATACTAGACCAGAGGATTTAATAATAATACCTGTAATATCAGAAAATAACACAATAAGCTATCATGCTTCAAGTTTGGTTACTGCTATGATTAAAGGCGGCGTTGCTATACTTGACGAAGGAAACAGAATGAGTGAGAAAACTTGGGCTTCTCTTGCTCCGCTTCTTGATGACAGAAGATATGTTGAAAGTGTTATTGCCGGCATAAAAATAAAAGCTCACCCAGATTTTAGAGTGATAGTTACAATGAATGATGATGCGAGCACTTTTGAGCTTCCTGAATATATACATTCTCGTTTGCAGCCTACAATAGAGCTTCCTTTTCCAGATGTTAAAGAAGAGTATGATATATTAAAAATGAATCTTCCTTTTGCTGATGATGAAATATTAAAAATTACTGTTGGTTTTCTACAGAAGTCGCATATACATAATGCTTCTTTTTCTGTGAGAGATGGTATTAGTATGGCAAGGTATGCTATGAAGCTTTATAACAGCAATATTGCTCATAGTAAAGATTCCGCTTTTTTAATAGCTTTAAAATCTGTGCTTGGAAGTGAAGGTATTAGAATATTATCGCTTAATATTGATGAGAATAACAAAGATGAATAA
- the thiE gene encoding thiamine phosphate synthase, which translates to MNNFKNLKNKKDKRDYLKENYFNKSIYCVTAEDFSKGRNNIEVVGSMLDAGIKIIQYREKENPKKYMREKYKECVKIREMTRKSNALFIVDDYADLALAVEADGVHIGQNDMPIEVVRKIVGDDMIIGLSTKNIDEANEAFNSSADYIGVGPIFDTNTKIDANSAVGIEYLDYIAKNIDMPFVCIGGIKLNNMDLLIEHNAKCLCMLTEIVASDDIKNKCETLIKKMHS; encoded by the coding sequence ATGAATAATTTTAAAAATTTAAAAAACAAAAAAGATAAAAGAGATTATTTAAAAGAGAATTATTTTAATAAGTCTATATACTGCGTTACTGCTGAAGATTTTTCTAAGGGCAGAAATAATATTGAAGTAGTAGGCTCTATGCTTGATGCGGGTATAAAGATTATTCAATATAGAGAAAAAGAGAACCCTAAAAAATATATGCGTGAGAAGTATAAAGAGTGCGTTAAGATAAGAGAGATGACAAGAAAGAGTAATGCATTATTTATAGTAGATGATTATGCTGATTTGGCTTTAGCAGTGGAAGCTGATGGGGTGCATATTGGGCAAAATGACATGCCAATAGAAGTGGTTAGAAAGATTGTTGGCGATGATATGATTATAGGGCTTTCTACAAAAAATATTGATGAAGCTAATGAGGCTTTTAATAGCAGTGCTGATTATATTGGGGTTGGTCCTATATTTGATACTAATACTAAGATTGATGCTAATAGTGCTGTGGGTATTGAGTATTTAGATTATATTGCTAAAAATATTGATATGCCTTTTGTTTGTATTGGTGGTATTAAACTTAATAATATGGATTTACTTATAGAGCATAATGCAAAATGTTTATGCATGCTTACTGAGATTGTTGCTTCTGATGATATTAAAAATAAATGCGAAACTTTAATAAAAAAAATGCACTCTTAA
- a CDS encoding tRNA-binding protein, which yields MENNIKNETTFDNFLSLDIRVGTIIEAEDFPKAKRPAYKLKIDFGELGIKVSSAQITKLYKKEDLIGRKIIAVVNFPKKQIANFFSECLVLGAVKENNEVVLLSINEEAENGTPIG from the coding sequence ATGGAAAATAATATTAAAAATGAAACCACTTTTGACAATTTCCTTTCACTTGACATTAGAGTAGGTACAATCATAGAGGCAGAGGATTTTCCAAAGGCTAAAAGACCAGCATACAAATTAAAAATTGATTTTGGAGAATTGGGCATAAAGGTGTCATCTGCTCAAATTACAAAACTCTACAAAAAAGAAGATTTAATCGGAAGAAAAATTATTGCTGTTGTGAATTTCCCAAAAAAACAAATTGCTAACTTTTTTTCTGAATGTCTTGTCCTTGGTGCTGTAAAAGAAAATAATGAAGTTGTTTTACTTAGCATTAATGAAGAAGCAGAAAACGGCACTCCTATAGGCTAA